A single genomic interval of Bradyrhizobium sp. AZCC 1693 harbors:
- a CDS encoding VCBS domain-containing protein has translation MLVGSHAETGDERKAVAAPLPRIIGNVQTAAGFGTLRHATCTAAQVPVGDPRSRPDAGRFGMLWLTALTFSLTKKVQAADPNVTFLDDDNITYKDLEHGAFELVTKEAVPRRIIVADPGETIVLSRIGSSISVSPSANTRARMEELQEAQQDVLANLAKGLGPAGSSTPPFVNQLPAQRINFIQTDTSTTPNFLPPPEWINIVAPEIVFGKLPPMPPTLNAVSGPTEIDTVVFDAFTATSGTFVASSPRSDATLVYSIGGGTTGITVLEGVTYDISKTGLYGTLFVNSTTGAYTYVPNSDAINALTAPTTESFTVTVSDGTLSANQTFTITINGVNDAAVISGTTTGAVIEASGAAPGMPAATGTLTDTDVDNTPNTFTAVSSPTASAGGYGTFTITAAGAWTYTLNNANSTVQALNVGDTLTDTFTVTTIDGTAQVVTITITGANDAAVISGTTTGSVIETGATPGTPTATGTLTDSDVDNTPNTFTAVSSPAASAGGYGTFTMTAAGVWTYMLDDTNSVVQALDVGDTLTDTFTVTAVDGTAQQVTITIHGASDADPNDFDYLATGTVVISDLPFVYGTPRGDSIAGGGNDGQIIYGGAGDDTLNGTGKGDNVYGGSGNDTIKGNDGDDTIYGGSGSDTINANNGNDTIIGGFGSDLLTGSNGDDRFVYLSVADSNAAQFDVISDFRSGSDRIDLAALGALAFLALNFASTSVPPHTIAWIYDSAANETIVYVNSTDQTLTIGSSGLLEIHLQGIVSVEASDFVYTSATASAPVVGEPVDLALIATAAGDDETIATATTTEASSDWTVRDGALLADWNWTVRTVGERNSFDFASDGDARTYSTGSTNDDAAIATLTSGPPIEVHHGDFTTPVEKNFVLDQKPVLDTKIHGANFAALNDLVMPSQVVKDAAIADDAQRNANHGGPHSGAPKVHGNGGDDHHSNSGEANKHETAYKHGASDVEPATAYAASGSAAAHQQGHGDSFHFKDEMSGPKASDVVEKASEMDAVIAPISPSDKTAAPDDPSTVSEIAQLIEPSPSKHHLSDYFNHGGGHIGNGHAHAALDLIV, from the coding sequence ATGCTCGTCGGGTCCCACGCAGAGACTGGGGACGAACGTAAGGCCGTTGCGGCCCCGCTTCCCCGCATTATCGGCAACGTTCAGACCGCGGCCGGTTTCGGCACCCTCAGGCATGCGACCTGCACGGCCGCTCAAGTCCCGGTCGGCGATCCTCGAAGCCGGCCTGATGCCGGCAGGTTCGGCATGCTGTGGCTCACAGCACTTACCTTCTCGCTTACGAAGAAGGTCCAGGCCGCCGACCCGAACGTCACTTTCCTGGACGACGACAACATCACATACAAGGACCTCGAGCACGGTGCGTTCGAACTCGTGACCAAGGAGGCGGTGCCGCGACGCATCATCGTCGCGGACCCTGGAGAGACAATCGTCCTAAGCAGGATTGGATCCTCAATCAGCGTAAGCCCGAGCGCGAATACCCGTGCCCGGATGGAGGAGCTGCAGGAAGCCCAACAGGACGTACTTGCCAACCTCGCGAAAGGATTGGGGCCGGCCGGGTCGAGCACACCTCCCTTCGTCAATCAACTGCCGGCGCAACGAATCAATTTTATTCAGACCGACACCTCCACAACGCCAAATTTTCTCCCACCGCCGGAGTGGATCAACATCGTAGCTCCCGAGATCGTTTTCGGCAAACTGCCGCCTATGCCGCCGACGCTGAACGCAGTGAGCGGGCCGACCGAAATCGACACAGTGGTGTTTGACGCCTTCACCGCAACGAGCGGAACTTTCGTTGCCAGCAGTCCGCGTAGCGACGCCACGCTCGTCTACAGCATCGGCGGCGGGACCACCGGCATCACGGTGCTGGAAGGGGTGACATACGATATATCCAAGACCGGTCTCTATGGCACGCTTTTCGTCAACAGCACGACCGGCGCTTACACCTACGTCCCGAACAGTGACGCGATCAATGCGCTGACGGCTCCGACGACCGAAAGCTTCACCGTCACGGTGTCGGACGGGACGCTCTCGGCCAATCAAACCTTCACAATCACCATCAATGGCGTCAACGATGCGGCCGTCATTTCCGGCACCACGACCGGTGCGGTAATCGAGGCCAGCGGTGCCGCGCCCGGCATGCCGGCCGCGACCGGCACCCTCACCGATACCGACGTCGACAATACGCCCAACACTTTCACCGCCGTGAGCTCGCCGACGGCGAGCGCGGGCGGCTACGGCACCTTCACGATCACGGCGGCCGGCGCGTGGACTTACACGCTCAACAACGCCAACAGCACGGTGCAGGCGCTCAATGTCGGCGACACGCTGACCGACACCTTCACGGTGACCACCATCGACGGCACCGCACAGGTCGTGACGATCACCATCACCGGCGCCAACGACGCAGCCGTCATCTCCGGCACCACGACCGGCTCCGTGATCGAGACTGGCGCTACCCCTGGCACGCCGACCGCGACCGGTACGCTCACCGATAGCGATGTCGATAATACGCCCAACACCTTCACGGCGGTGAGTTCACCGGCGGCGAGCGCGGGCGGCTACGGCACCTTCACGATGACGGCCGCCGGCGTGTGGACCTACATGCTCGACGATACCAACAGCGTGGTACAGGCGCTCGACGTCGGCGATACGCTGACCGACACCTTCACGGTGACCGCCGTCGACGGCACCGCACAGCAGGTGACGATCACCATCCACGGCGCCAGCGACGCGGACCCCAATGATTTCGACTATTTGGCCACGGGGACGGTTGTCATATCTGATCTACCGTTCGTCTATGGCACTCCCCGAGGCGACAGCATCGCAGGAGGAGGCAACGACGGACAAATCATCTATGGGGGCGCCGGTGATGACACCCTTAACGGTACCGGCAAGGGGGACAACGTCTACGGTGGCTCCGGCAACGACACTATCAAAGGCAATGACGGGGATGACACGATCTACGGAGGCTCGGGAAGCGATACCATCAACGCCAATAATGGAAACGATACCATCATCGGCGGGTTTGGATCGGACCTGCTCACTGGCAGCAATGGAGATGACCGCTTCGTTTATCTGTCCGTAGCAGATTCCAACGCGGCCCAGTTTGACGTCATCTCCGATTTTAGATCCGGATCTGACAGGATCGACTTGGCGGCCCTCGGCGCACTTGCCTTCCTGGCATTGAATTTCGCAAGCACTTCGGTGCCGCCACATACCATCGCCTGGATCTATGACAGCGCGGCGAACGAAACCATCGTGTATGTCAATTCGACCGATCAAACCCTGACCATTGGCTCCTCCGGCCTGCTGGAAATTCATCTGCAGGGGATCGTTAGCGTTGAAGCGTCGGACTTCGTTTACACCTCGGCAACGGCGTCAGCGCCGGTAGTCGGCGAGCCTGTCGATCTTGCGCTAATCGCAACGGCGGCAGGCGATGACGAGACCATCGCCACGGCGACCACCACCGAAGCTTCATCCGACTGGACCGTCCGCGACGGCGCGCTCCTTGCAGACTGGAACTGGACGGTTCGAACGGTCGGCGAGCGCAACAGCTTTGACTTCGCCAGCGACGGCGACGCCCGGACGTATTCGACCGGCTCCACCAATGATGACGCGGCGATTGCTACTCTAACAAGTGGACCGCCAATCGAAGTGCATCACGGTGACTTCACGACGCCTGTGGAGAAAAACTTCGTGCTGGATCAGAAGCCGGTGCTCGACACCAAGATCCACGGCGCGAATTTCGCCGCGCTGAACGATTTGGTCATGCCGTCGCAGGTCGTGAAGGACGCCGCGATTGCTGACGATGCGCAGCGCAATGCAAATCACGGCGGGCCGCACTCCGGAGCTCCGAAAGTGCACGGAAATGGCGGAGACGACCATCATTCCAATTCAGGCGAAGCGAACAAGCACGAAACTGCATACAAGCATGGAGCCTCTGATGTGGAGCCAGCAACCGCCTATGCGGCATCTGGCTCAGCAGCTGCCCATCAGCAGGGGCATGGAGACTCATTCCACTTCAAGGACGAGATGTCCGGCCCCAAAGCTTCGGATGTCGTCGAGAAGGCTTCGGAGATGGACGCCGTCATAGCCCCGATCAGCCCCTCCGACAAAACGGCAGCCCCGGACGATCCATCGACGGTTTCGGAGATAGCCCAATTGATCGAACCGTCTCCATCAAAGCATCACCTGTCTGACTATTTCAATCACGGCGGGGGTCACATCGGGAACGGCCATGCCCATGCGGCGCTCGACCTGATTGTGTGA
- a CDS encoding FecR family protein gives MCTHAMVVLVTGFVLAAAGILAGPAHAQRDIAKPAVQDLASKPIGKVVVATGSVTLERASAVVVQASTTGQAAQAKVGDLVYQGDAVATGADGKVGINFTDGTSFNLSNNARMVLNEFVFDPNSTSNASLFNLTKGTFTFVAGKVAKTGDMKVDTPVATMGIRGTTPRVEISDDGTVRFSTLIEEGKSSVARKPGAPAAQQPEQRALPKSNLNICRGC, from the coding sequence ATGTGCACGCATGCGATGGTCGTATTGGTGACAGGCTTCGTTCTGGCGGCAGCCGGGATTCTCGCCGGACCGGCTCACGCGCAACGCGATATCGCCAAGCCCGCCGTTCAGGATCTCGCATCAAAACCAATTGGAAAGGTCGTCGTCGCCACCGGTTCGGTCACGCTTGAACGCGCGAGTGCGGTGGTCGTTCAGGCGAGTACCACAGGTCAGGCTGCTCAGGCGAAGGTAGGTGATCTCGTCTATCAGGGCGATGCCGTTGCAACCGGCGCCGACGGCAAGGTCGGTATCAACTTCACCGACGGCACGTCCTTCAACCTGTCGAACAACGCGCGCATGGTTTTGAACGAGTTCGTGTTCGATCCAAATAGTACGTCCAACGCATCCTTGTTCAATCTAACCAAGGGAACCTTCACCTTTGTCGCGGGCAAGGTCGCGAAGACCGGCGACATGAAGGTCGACACCCCGGTTGCGACGATGGGCATTCGAGGCACCACGCCACGCGTCGAAATTTCTGATGACGGGACAGTCAGATTTTCCACGCTCATTGAAGAGGGTAAAAGCAGTGTCGCGAGAAAGCCGGGGGCGCCGGCGGCGCAGCAACCCGAACAAAGGGCTCTTCCCAAGTCGAACCTGAACATCTGTCGAGGGTGCTAG